A single genomic interval of Acidobacteriota bacterium harbors:
- a CDS encoding cyclic beta 1-2 glucan synthetase, whose translation MREAITRRPDFSPTFVGEEPPLRAELFNREQMAQHGRVLAASHHLSTLRGSDKLLTRLAQNETLLIAVRALLTVAVNNDRRITPAGEWLLDNFYLIEAQIRTARRHLPAGYSRELPRLADGPSAALPRVYDIALETISHGDGRLDTDGLGGFVSAYQMVTPLTIGELWAIPIMLRLALIENLRRVAARIGADRVDRNRADYWADQMTTIAEKDPKSLILSIADMARSDPPMVGSFVAEFARRLQGKSAALALPLTWIEQRLSDDGLTIEQLVQSENQHQAADQVSISNSISSLRFLGAADWRDFVEARSGVERTLREDPAGVYPLMDFATRDQYRHVVETTARRSGRTEGEVARLAIHLAGETAATAGPDARATHVGFYLVDKGLSQLERAVRARFSVAETVRRVCLSHPLSFYLGSIVAITVLPPAVLIVRLRGESADGWLLGIVGILLLLCVSQVAVAVVNALVPQLATPRALPKMDLSEGIPSAARTLVAVPTLITSAQNVEHLVEALEVRFLGNRDDHVSFGLLTDLADASQETLPEDEALEGLAARLINDLNEKYPVSVGVTHASPLQGPFFLFHRPRRWNPEERVWMGYERKRGKLGDLNALLRGRSNGRFSRVVGDIGILQQVKYVITLDADTLLPRDAARLLVGAMMHPLNRARYDEHEQRVTEGYGILQPRVAVSLPGATRSRYARLWASESGIDPYTRVVSDVYQDLFGEGSFIGKGIYDVDAFDLAVGGRFPENRILSHDLIEGCYARAGLLTDVQVYEESPSRYEEDVRRRYRWIRGDWQLWRWLLPGVPGRDGRPTRNPLPPLGRWKLLDNLRRSLAPSALVGLFLVSWAVLSPAWGWTLAGVGCLLLPALVASLPGIVRKPVDVLLAQHLADSARSIGRQVAQALLTLACLPYEAYFSLDAVLRTTARLLVTRRRLLQWTPSGDHARPDRQGLAGTWARMWIAPTLAGAAGAYLSLARPSGLDAAAPILLLWFAAPVITWQISRPLTRRDARLTRDQLRFLRGVARKTWDFFDTYVGPDDHWLPPDNYQESPAPGVAHRTSPTNMGLTLLANLSAYDFGYISVGRLVDRTTRAFQAMSAMERHRGHFYNWYDTQSLAPLAPRYISSVDSGNLAGHLLTLRPGLLALVGDPILPSRAIQGLRDTFDLVADTSRGAPTTAVTRLQQALDTACESGPKTIADGRLILERLAAESRALATALATSTEHAASQWASAVADQCRDVLGDLTYLAPWASPPVSATPQAHLPEFTSIPTLGELAALDGEWGSPARARIAVIVRLAAQAIDLAEMEWSFLFDQTRQVLSIGYNVAERRRDSSYYDLLASEARLCTFVAIAQGHLPQESWFALGRLLTTAAGEPVLLSWSGSMFEYLMPLVVMPGYDDTLLDQTCKAAVKRQIEYGRHRGVPWGISESGYNLLDVRLAYQYRAFGVPGLGLKRGLADDLVVAPYASALALMVSPEEACANLQRLAAEGFEGEFGFYEAIDYTPTRLPRGHSHVLVRTYMAHHQGMTFLSLAQVLLGGRMQERFASDPAFQATALLLQERIPRASAFYLPPTPASDTRTAPASAEIAVRSFSGPDTPAPEVQLLSNGRYHVVVTNAGGGYSRWKDLAVTRWREDATSDNWGTFCYIRDVANGAFWSAAHQPTLQPADRFEAVFSEARAEFRSRSHQIETYTEIAVSPEDDVELRRLRLTNCGRTRRTIEVTSYAEVALAAPAADALHPAFSNLFVQTEIVPDQRAILCTRRPRSSGESSPWMFHLMAAHGASAGSALSYETDRLRFLGRGRTPADPRAMREPGPLSGAAGSVLDPIVAIRGRYVVEPDESITIDVVSGVAETRGACLGLVNKYQDRRLANRVFALASTHAQVVLRQLNASESDAQLYCQLAGSVIYANPSLRADPAILASNRRGQSGLWGSSVSGDLPIVLLQIGDAAHIELVRQLVQAHAYWRLKGLAVDLVIWNEDHAGYRQMLQEQIIGLIAAGVETNAPARPGVVFVRPAEQISSEDRTLFQSVARAIITDSRGSLADQVAGRPADLLPARFTPTRVQRAPVPALPPLPRDDLLFFNGLGGFTQDGHEYIITTGAGHVTPAPWVNVLANPGFGTVISESGSAYTWADNAHEFRLTPWNNDSVTDASGEAFYLRDEESGRFWSPTPLPAGSGSPYTSRHGFGYSVFEHSEDGITSELWVYVDLTAPVKWSVLKIRNASGRLRRLSATGYVEWVLGDLRAKAAPHVVTTIDPDTGAVFAENAYNAEFAGRTAFFHVDGASRRVSGDRTEFIGRNGTLRQPAAMMRSTLSDRVGGAIDPCAAIQVAFELAAGQEREIVFKLGAGRDRDDAAVLVGRVRGAAAARRSLEAVWQYWNHTLGAVQVETPDAALNALANGWLLYQAIACRLWGRSGLYQSGGAFGFRDQLQDVMALVHAEAPLVRQHLLLCASRQFSEGDVQHWWHPPGGRGVRTHCSDDYLWLPLATCRYVGVTGDTGVLDETVHFIEGRAVNPEEDSYYDQPRTSEDSASLYGHCVRAIVRGLRFGTHGLPLIGSGDWNDGMNLVGAEGRGESVWLGFFLYAVLTPFADLARRHGDSAFADRCLSEAARLRLRLEETGWDGSWYRRAYFDDGSPLGSSSNPECQIDSIAQSWSVLSGAADPARARTAMDAVDARLVRRDDALVSLLDPPFDTSALDPGYIKGYVPGVRENGGQYTHAAIWAAMAFAELGDARRAWDVWNLINPLAHGASPAAIETYRVEPYVVAADVYAVAPHVGRGGWTWYTGSAAGMYRLLVESLLGVTRLGDRLRIEPCLPADWTAFTVHYRYGETVYHIAVHQTPHATGDERLSIDGHTQASMAIPLVDDQCEHKVEVWIVGRRGW comes from the coding sequence TTGCGCGAAGCGATCACTCGCCGACCGGACTTCTCGCCGACCTTCGTAGGTGAGGAACCGCCGCTGCGCGCGGAGCTGTTCAACCGCGAGCAGATGGCGCAGCACGGCCGGGTGCTGGCCGCCTCGCACCATCTCAGCACGTTGCGCGGCTCGGACAAGCTCCTGACGCGGTTGGCGCAGAACGAGACCCTGCTCATCGCCGTCCGGGCCCTGTTGACGGTGGCCGTGAACAACGACCGTCGGATCACGCCGGCCGGGGAGTGGCTGCTCGACAACTTCTACCTGATCGAGGCACAGATCCGCACCGCCCGGCGGCACCTCCCGGCCGGCTACAGCCGCGAGCTGCCACGCCTGGCCGACGGCCCGTCGGCCGCGCTGCCGCGGGTCTACGACATCGCCCTCGAGACGATCTCGCACGGCGATGGCCGCCTGGACACCGACGGCCTTGGCGGTTTCGTCTCGGCCTACCAGATGGTGACGCCGCTCACGATCGGCGAACTGTGGGCCATCCCGATCATGCTACGGCTGGCCCTGATCGAGAACCTCCGCCGCGTGGCGGCCCGGATCGGGGCCGATCGCGTGGATCGGAACCGCGCCGACTACTGGGCGGACCAGATGACGACGATCGCGGAGAAGGACCCGAAGAGCCTCATTCTGTCGATCGCCGACATGGCGCGCTCGGATCCGCCGATGGTCGGGTCGTTCGTCGCCGAGTTCGCCCGCCGCCTGCAGGGCAAGAGCGCGGCGCTGGCCCTGCCGCTCACGTGGATCGAACAGCGGCTGTCGGACGACGGCCTGACGATCGAGCAACTGGTGCAATCGGAGAACCAGCACCAGGCGGCCGACCAGGTCTCGATCAGCAACAGCATCAGCAGTCTGAGGTTCCTCGGGGCCGCCGACTGGCGTGACTTCGTCGAGGCGAGAAGCGGCGTGGAACGGACCCTGCGAGAGGATCCGGCCGGCGTGTATCCCCTGATGGATTTCGCCACGCGAGACCAGTATCGCCACGTCGTGGAGACGACGGCCAGGCGGAGCGGCCGGACCGAAGGTGAGGTGGCGCGGCTCGCGATCCACCTCGCCGGGGAGACAGCCGCGACCGCGGGTCCCGACGCCAGGGCGACGCACGTCGGGTTCTACCTCGTCGACAAGGGGCTCTCACAGCTCGAACGAGCGGTGCGTGCGCGCTTCTCCGTCGCCGAAACCGTGCGGCGCGTGTGCCTCAGCCACCCGCTGTCGTTCTATCTCGGCAGCATCGTCGCCATCACGGTGCTGCCCCCGGCGGTCCTGATCGTGAGGCTGCGAGGGGAAAGCGCGGATGGGTGGCTCCTCGGGATCGTCGGGATCCTCCTGCTGCTGTGCGTCAGCCAGGTGGCCGTCGCCGTTGTGAACGCCCTGGTGCCTCAGCTGGCGACGCCCCGTGCCCTGCCGAAAATGGACCTGTCGGAAGGCATTCCCTCGGCCGCGCGAACGCTGGTCGCCGTCCCTACGTTAATCACGAGCGCGCAGAACGTGGAGCACCTGGTCGAAGCACTGGAGGTACGCTTTCTCGGCAACCGGGACGATCACGTCTCCTTCGGTCTTCTGACGGACCTGGCCGATGCGTCTCAGGAGACCCTTCCCGAAGACGAAGCCCTCGAGGGTCTCGCCGCGCGCCTGATCAACGACCTGAACGAAAAGTACCCCGTCTCCGTAGGGGTGACGCATGCGTCGCCCCTGCAAGGCCCGTTCTTCCTCTTCCATCGCCCGCGGCGCTGGAACCCCGAGGAGCGCGTGTGGATGGGATACGAACGCAAGCGCGGGAAGCTGGGTGATTTGAATGCGCTGCTCCGCGGCCGCTCGAACGGCCGCTTCTCGCGCGTCGTTGGGGACATCGGGATCCTCCAGCAGGTGAAATACGTCATCACGCTCGACGCGGACACGCTGCTGCCGCGAGACGCCGCCCGCCTCCTGGTTGGCGCGATGATGCACCCGCTCAATCGCGCGCGGTACGACGAGCACGAGCAGCGCGTGACCGAAGGGTACGGCATCCTTCAGCCGCGGGTGGCCGTCAGCCTCCCCGGCGCGACCCGGTCACGGTATGCGCGGCTGTGGGCCAGCGAGTCTGGCATCGATCCCTATACCCGCGTTGTGTCCGACGTCTATCAGGACTTGTTCGGCGAAGGCTCCTTCATCGGCAAGGGGATTTACGACGTGGACGCGTTCGACCTGGCGGTGGGCGGTCGCTTCCCGGAGAACCGGATCCTCAGCCACGACCTGATCGAAGGCTGCTACGCGCGCGCCGGGCTCCTGACCGACGTGCAGGTGTACGAGGAGTCCCCGTCCCGCTATGAGGAGGACGTGCGGCGGCGCTACCGTTGGATCCGCGGCGACTGGCAACTGTGGCGCTGGCTGCTGCCGGGCGTTCCCGGTCGCGACGGCCGGCCCACTCGCAACCCACTCCCCCCGCTCGGCCGATGGAAACTCCTCGACAACCTGCGCCGCAGCCTCGCGCCCTCGGCGCTGGTTGGCCTGTTCCTGGTCTCGTGGGCGGTGCTGTCGCCCGCCTGGGGATGGACCCTCGCCGGCGTGGGCTGCCTGCTGCTCCCCGCCCTGGTCGCGTCGCTTCCGGGCATCGTGCGAAAGCCGGTCGACGTGCTGCTCGCCCAACATCTCGCCGACAGCGCACGCTCGATTGGACGGCAGGTGGCGCAGGCGCTGCTGACACTCGCGTGCCTCCCGTACGAAGCGTACTTCAGTCTCGACGCCGTTCTCCGTACGACCGCGCGGCTGCTCGTCACGCGCAGGCGGCTGCTTCAGTGGACGCCGTCCGGTGATCACGCGCGCCCGGATCGCCAGGGTCTGGCCGGCACGTGGGCGAGGATGTGGATCGCGCCCACCCTCGCCGGCGCCGCAGGCGCGTACTTGTCGCTGGCCCGTCCGTCGGGCCTCGACGCCGCCGCTCCCATCCTGCTTCTCTGGTTCGCCGCCCCGGTCATCACCTGGCAGATCAGCCGTCCGCTGACGCGGCGCGACGCGCGGCTGACCAGGGACCAGCTCCGATTCCTTCGCGGCGTTGCACGCAAGACATGGGACTTTTTCGACACCTACGTCGGGCCCGACGATCACTGGCTGCCACCGGACAACTACCAGGAGTCGCCCGCCCCCGGGGTGGCGCATCGCACGTCGCCGACCAATATGGGGCTGACGCTGCTCGCCAATTTGTCGGCCTACGACTTCGGCTACATCTCGGTAGGCCGGCTCGTGGACCGCACCACGCGCGCGTTCCAGGCCATGTCGGCGATGGAGCGCCACCGCGGCCACTTTTACAACTGGTACGACACTCAGTCGCTCGCGCCGCTCGCGCCGCGGTACATCTCCTCGGTGGACAGCGGCAACCTGGCCGGCCATCTCCTGACGCTCCGGCCGGGGCTGCTCGCGCTTGTGGGCGATCCGATCCTGCCGTCCCGCGCCATTCAGGGACTGCGCGACACGTTCGACCTGGTGGCCGACACCAGTCGGGGCGCGCCGACGACCGCCGTGACGCGGCTGCAGCAGGCGCTCGACACGGCGTGCGAATCCGGGCCGAAGACGATCGCGGACGGCCGGCTGATCCTCGAACGCCTCGCCGCGGAGAGCCGCGCCCTGGCGACCGCGCTGGCCACCTCCACCGAACACGCGGCGAGCCAGTGGGCCTCGGCGGTGGCCGACCAGTGCCGGGACGTCCTGGGCGATCTCACGTACCTGGCGCCGTGGGCGTCGCCCCCCGTTTCCGCGACGCCGCAGGCGCACCTCCCCGAGTTCACCTCCATCCCGACGCTCGGCGAGCTGGCGGCGCTCGACGGCGAGTGGGGCAGCCCCGCCAGGGCGAGGATCGCGGTGATCGTCCGCCTCGCGGCGCAGGCAATCGACCTCGCGGAGATGGAGTGGAGCTTCCTGTTCGACCAGACCCGCCAGGTTCTGTCGATCGGGTACAACGTCGCCGAGCGTCGTCGCGATTCCAGCTACTACGACCTGCTCGCCTCCGAGGCGCGTCTCTGCACGTTTGTCGCGATCGCGCAGGGACACCTGCCGCAGGAGAGCTGGTTCGCGCTCGGCCGCCTGCTCACGACGGCGGCGGGCGAGCCGGTGCTGCTGTCGTGGAGCGGCTCGATGTTCGAGTACCTCATGCCGCTTGTCGTGATGCCGGGCTACGACGACACGCTGCTCGACCAGACGTGCAAGGCGGCAGTCAAGCGCCAGATCGAATATGGCAGGCACCGCGGGGTGCCGTGGGGCATTTCCGAATCGGGGTACAACCTGCTCGACGTGCGGCTTGCCTACCAGTACCGCGCGTTCGGCGTGCCCGGCCTCGGCCTCAAGCGCGGCCTCGCCGACGATCTGGTTGTCGCGCCGTACGCGTCAGCCCTCGCGCTGATGGTGTCACCCGAGGAGGCGTGCGCGAACCTGCAGCGGCTCGCGGCAGAGGGCTTCGAGGGGGAATTCGGCTTCTACGAGGCGATTGACTACACGCCGACGCGTCTGCCGCGCGGTCATTCGCACGTCCTGGTTCGCACCTACATGGCGCATCACCAGGGGATGACGTTCCTGTCGCTGGCGCAGGTACTCCTCGGCGGCCGGATGCAGGAGCGCTTCGCGTCCGACCCGGCGTTCCAGGCGACCGCGCTGCTGCTCCAGGAGCGGATCCCGCGCGCGAGCGCGTTCTACTTGCCGCCGACGCCCGCGTCGGACACCCGCACAGCGCCGGCCAGCGCCGAAATCGCGGTGCGCTCGTTCAGCGGGCCCGACACGCCCGCTCCCGAGGTGCAACTGCTGTCGAATGGCCGGTATCACGTCGTGGTCACCAACGCGGGCGGTGGGTACAGCAGGTGGAAGGACCTCGCCGTCACCCGCTGGCGCGAGGATGCGACCTCGGACAACTGGGGGACGTTCTGCTACATCCGGGACGTCGCGAACGGCGCCTTCTGGTCTGCGGCGCACCAGCCGACGCTGCAGCCGGCCGATCGGTTCGAGGCGGTGTTCTCCGAGGCACGCGCCGAGTTCCGCAGCAGGAGCCACCAGATCGAGACCTACACCGAAATCGCCGTGTCGCCCGAAGACGATGTCGAGCTGCGCCGGCTGCGCCTGACCAACTGCGGCCGCACGCGCCGCACGATTGAGGTGACGAGCTACGCGGAGGTGGCGCTCGCCGCCCCGGCCGCCGACGCGTTGCACCCGGCGTTCAGCAACCTCTTCGTCCAGACCGAGATCGTCCCGGACCAGCGCGCCATCCTCTGCACGAGGCGCCCGCGCTCGAGCGGTGAGTCGTCCCCCTGGATGTTCCATCTCATGGCGGCGCACGGCGCGTCGGCTGGCAGCGCCCTCTCGTACGAGACCGATCGGCTGCGCTTCCTCGGTCGCGGGCGAACCCCCGCCGACCCGCGCGCGATGCGCGAGCCCGGGCCGCTCTCGGGCGCCGCGGGGTCGGTACTCGACCCGATCGTCGCCATTCGCGGCCGGTACGTGGTCGAGCCGGACGAGTCGATCACGATCGACGTGGTCTCGGGCGTGGCCGAGACGCGCGGCGCCTGCCTGGGCCTCGTGAACAAGTACCAGGATCGGCGGCTTGCCAATCGCGTGTTCGCGCTGGCGTCCACACACGCTCAGGTCGTCCTGCGGCAGTTGAATGCCAGCGAGTCGGACGCGCAGCTCTATTGCCAACTGGCCGGCTCGGTCATCTACGCGAACCCGTCGCTGCGCGCCGACCCGGCCATCCTCGCTTCGAACCGGCGTGGGCAGTCCGGGTTGTGGGGCTCCTCGGTGTCCGGCGATCTGCCGATTGTGCTGCTGCAGATCGGCGACGCGGCTCACATCGAGCTGGTGCGCCAGCTCGTGCAGGCCCACGCCTATTGGCGCCTGAAGGGGCTGGCGGTGGACCTCGTGATCTGGAACGAGGATCATGCAGGTTACCGGCAGATGCTCCAGGAGCAGATCATCGGTCTCATCGCGGCTGGCGTCGAGACGAACGCACCGGCCCGTCCAGGCGTGGTCTTCGTTCGCCCCGCCGAGCAGATCTCGAGCGAGGACCGGACGCTGTTCCAGTCGGTCGCCAGGGCGATCATCACCGACAGCCGAGGCTCGCTGGCGGATCAGGTCGCCGGCCGCCCGGCGGACCTGCTCCCCGCGCGGTTCACGCCCACCCGGGTCCAGCGTGCGCCGGTTCCCGCACTGCCGCCGCTGCCTCGCGACGACCTGCTGTTCTTCAACGGGCTGGGCGGCTTCACCCAGGACGGCCACGAATACATCATCACGACCGGGGCGGGCCACGTGACCCCGGCACCCTGGGTCAACGTTCTGGCGAACCCCGGGTTCGGCACCGTCATCTCGGAGAGCGGCTCGGCGTACACCTGGGCCGACAACGCCCACGAGTTCCGCCTGACGCCCTGGAACAACGACTCGGTGACCGATGCCAGCGGGGAGGCCTTCTACCTTCGCGACGAGGAAAGCGGCCGCTTCTGGTCGCCGACGCCCCTGCCGGCCGGTAGCGGAAGTCCGTACACCAGCCGGCATGGATTCGGCTACAGCGTGTTCGAGCACAGCGAAGACGGCATCACGTCGGAGTTGTGGGTGTATGTGGACCTGACGGCGCCCGTGAAGTGGTCGGTGCTGAAGATTCGCAATGCCTCCGGCCGATTGCGCCGCCTGTCCGCGACCGGCTACGTGGAGTGGGTGTTGGGTGACCTCCGGGCCAAGGCCGCCCCGCACGTGGTCACCACGATCGATCCGGACACCGGCGCCGTGTTCGCCGAGAACGCGTACAACGCCGAATTCGCCGGGCGCACAGCGTTCTTCCACGTGGACGGCGCGAGTCGCCGCGTGTCTGGCGACCGCACCGAGTTCATCGGCCGCAACGGCACGCTCAGGCAGCCGGCCGCGATGATGCGGTCGACGCTCTCCGATCGCGTGGGGGGCGCGATCGATCCGTGCGCGGCGATCCAGGTGGCCTTCGAACTGGCCGCCGGACAGGAACGCGAGATCGTCTTCAAGCTCGGCGCAGGACGCGACCGCGACGACGCGGCAGTCCTGGTCGGCCGTGTCCGGGGTGCGGCCGCGGCGCGTCGCTCGCTCGAGGCCGTCTGGCAGTACTGGAACCACACGCTCGGCGCCGTCCAGGTCGAAACACCCGACGCCGCGCTCAACGCGCTGGCCAACGGCTGGCTCCTCTACCAGGCCATCGCGTGTCGTCTCTGGGGTCGCAGCGGCTTGTACCAGTCGGGGGGCGCCTTTGGGTTCCGCGACCAGTTGCAGGACGTGATGGCGTTGGTCCACGCCGAGGCGCCGCTGGTCCGACAGCACCTGCTGTTGTGCGCGTCGCGGCAGTTTTCGGAAGGCGACGTCCAGCACTGGTGGCATCCACCTGGCGGTCGAGGCGTCCGCACGCACTGCTCGGACGACTACCTCTGGCTGCCGCTGGCGACGTGTCGCTATGTGGGCGTCACCGGCGACACTGGAGTGCTCGATGAAACGGTTCACTTCATCGAAGGCCGCGCGGTGAACCCCGAGGAGGATTCCTACTACGACCAGCCGCGCACCTCCGAGGACAGCGCCAGCCTCTACGGCCACTGCGTGCGTGCGATCGTGAGGGGCCTGCGGTTCGGCACCCACGGCCTGCCGCTCATCGGCTCAGGAGACTGGAACGACGGCATGAACCTGGTCGGCGCGGAAGGGCGCGGCGAGAGCGTCTGGCTGGGGTTCTTCCTCTACGCCGTGCTGACGCCGTTTGCGGACCTGGCCAGGCGGCACGGCGATTCCGCCTTCGCGGATCGCTGCCTGTCGGAGGCGGCGAGGTTGCGGCTGCGCCTCGAGGAGACGGGGTGGGACGGGTCGTGGTACCGGCGCGCCTACTTCGACGACGGGTCGCCGCTCGGCTCGTCGAGCAACCCCGAGTGCCAGATTGATTCGATTGCGCAGAGCTGGTCCGTCCTTTCCGGGGCCGCCGATCCGGCGCGCGCCCGCACCGCGATGGACGCGGTGGACGCGCGACTGGTTCGCCGGGACGACGCGCTCGTCAGCCTGCTCGACCCGCCGTTCGACACCTCCGCGCTCGACCCCGGATACATTAAAGGGTACGTCCCTGGCGTGCGAGAAAACGGGGGCCAGTACACCCACGCGGCCATCTGGGCGGCGATGGCCTTCGCCGAACTCGGCGACGCCCGGCGCGCGTGGGACGTGTGGAATCTGATCAACCCGCTCGCTCACGGGGCGTCACCCGCAGCGATCGAGACCTACCGGGTCGAGCCCTACGTGGTGGCGGCCGACGTCTACGCTGTGGCTCCGCACGTCGGGCGTGGCGGCTGGACCTGGTACACGGGGTCTGCCGCCGGGATGTACCGGCTCCTCGTCGAGTCACTGCTCGGCGTGACGCGGCTGGGCGATCGGTTGCGGATCGAGCCGTGCCTGCCCGCCGACTGGACCGCCTTCACCGTGCACTACCGTTACGGCGAGACCGTCTATCACATCGCGGTACACCAGACGCCGCACGCGACCGGCGACGAGCGCCTCAGCATTGATGGCCATACCCAGGCCAGCATGGCGATTCCACTCGTCGATGACCAGTGCGAGCACAAGGTGGAGGTGTGGATCGTCGGCCGCAGGGGATGGTAG